Proteins encoded together in one Cataglyphis hispanica isolate Lineage 1 chromosome 17, ULB_Chis1_1.0, whole genome shotgun sequence window:
- the LOC126856036 gene encoding neogenin isoform X2: MEEPRPLTVLLALLLTSLARVSAGGLDFIIEPQDVVVEQGGPARLDCVAKSAFGTPSIHWRTDDGQPITFIGDSYRSQLANGSLYINSVYAGSAELTGSYQCLASIDNIGAIVSRTATIKLASLPGFEREPQDTMVYAGQIAYLNCALPASSSLLKIQWLKDEHPLVLDKNRMTILPSGALEIENVQYSDVGSYRCNASGYGQYRLSNKAQLGLLSSDIDEESSAPVFIAKPLQQIAIEGSDVTLECAANGYPKPTILWLKDGAALDLTPSFDSRYRKVAASSLMITNVRELDHGSYQCRAENEGDSLDAVAELIIQVPPRFIKKPEDKVASENQDLEFECEIYGKPEPKITWLKNGERITLSAYWQIINGYNLRINGLLPIDAGIFQCIGVNPAGSVQASARLTINQPKRMNSHRITTPKTVPKKKLLLHRQLYNKTWQHPSTLLGHTLSSLTPNPPLSISPSDDPADLLPGSVKYPNSLYDPDSRFIDDTDTLEAFDGGGIPSPPRNLSLVIVTPRFITLRWQEPENTNSDTLNYFIHYKQEGAMRERVVNTQQKLEAMIRGLQPSMTYQFHVVAQTARGISAPSEVLQVTTSIEANVPGPPLNLEGQATSSMSITLSWEEPQVINGRISKYIITFMEGDGEEITRETTSTTYELVDLVPYTEYSIRVQAVNENGPGAFSKDIVIRTHSAQPTQPPHNVTLEAASSTSIIVRWEPPLEGQNGIITGYKIRYRRYPHDSRSGDRRPPITVTTEGNQRLYVLNGLEKHVVYQVRICAFNVNGTGPWTEWTKIETYENDLDETKVPNAPSNLRANAMADSILVSWHPPKDQSIKVRKYKLGWGKGYPDVEIQVLDGKQRSYAIKPIEPTTEYVISLRATNNVGDGQPAYANVRTPERFVSESAVPLIPPVGLKAIVLSATTVVLYWTDTTLSKSQYVTDNRYYVVRYTSYHHSSSPRYKYYNATDLNCMIHDLKPNTQYEFTVKLVKGKRSSPWSMVVLNQTQEAAPSTAPRDLIIQTVEDRPTSVLLRWQPPKQPNGQITGYLIIYSTDNTKWDRDWQVEGVIGDKMDAIVKALHPNMMYYFKIQARNSKGYGPFSTMVSFKTPQSNGMDVYDELHDRDGRGLSNLLIYIIVGFSIVIITGISVVVVVCCKRNPNSPDRKKGYMKDSNQKTNIKPPDLWIHHDQMELKALEKSSLNGEPSTSGVTSNTLPRSGNLEYNQDNVHGNSSSLDKRTYVPSYMGNTDEKCSTLSRQHSRGSHKPKLITLPVDSAPLHQPTATPIVNTSISQPTIHTSCSDTSSVRQNYPRTVAQYSLNRAHVTLEPTPESSPDSCNMPSSYEPLQSQLPYGTSGQSYSGNTQYAPGHYGNSNQPMSNTVGMESNNSKRLQGHPLKSFSVPAPPPQSAPSTPAQQKHGVSQVTVRPTMSGSPYKKPQSSSSQLAKNRLASVSNPTHTTEEVERLKPSYSTEELNQEMANLEGLMKDLNAITASEFEC, encoded by the exons ATGGAGGAGCCGCGTCCTCTCACCGTCTTGTTGGCTTTGTTGTTGACGTCGCTTGCACGAG TCAGCGCAGGAGGTTTAGACTTCATTATCGAGCCGCAGGATGTGGTGGTGGAACAGGGTGGTCCCGCGAGGCTGGACTGCGTGGCGAAGAGCGCCTTTGGAACACCGAGTATACATTGGCGCACGGACGATGGTCAGCCGATTACATTTATCGGAGACAGTTATCG ATCACAGCTAGCAAATGGATCATTGTACATAAATAGTGTATACGCCGGTAGTGCGGAGTTAACCGGAAGTTATCAATGCTTAGCTTCCATAGATAATATCGGAGCGATTGTCTCGCGGACAGCTACAATTAAACTAGCAA gccTGCCTGGCTTCGAAAGAGAACCTCAAGATACTATGGTTTATGCAGGacaaattgcatatttaaattgtgcTCTACCTGCTTCCtccagtttattaaaaatacaatggtTAAAGGACGAACATCCGTTAGTGCTCGATAAAAATCGAATGACAATCCTGCCGTCAG GCGCGTtggaaattgaaaatgttCAGTATTCCGACGTTGGATCGTATAGATGTAACGCTAGTGGTTACGGCCAATATAGACTGAGCAACAAAGCACAATTAGGATTATTATCTAGTGACATTG ATGAAGAATCTAGCGCCCCGGTATTTATCGCAAAGCCTTTGCAACAAATAGCAATCGAAGGATCTGACGTGACTCTCGAATGCGCTGCCAACGGTTATCCGAAACCGACAATCCTTTGGCTTAAAGACGGCGCCGCTCTCGATTTGACACCCTCATTTGATTCTAG ATATCGCAAAGTCGCAGCTTCTAGTCTCATGATCACAAATGTCAGAGAATTAGATCATGGCTCATATCAATGCCGTGCAGAAAATGAGGGGGATTCTTTGGATGCAGTCgctgaattaattatacaag TTCCGCCGAGGTTTATAAAAAAGCCAGAGGATAAAGTGGCGAGTGAAAATCAAGATTTAGAATTCGAATGTGAGATCTATGGGAAACCGGAACCGAAAATCACCTGGTTGAAGAATGGTGAGCGCATTACGTTGAGCGCATATTGGCAAATTATCAAtgg ATATAATTTGAGAATCAATGGATTGCTACCTATAGATGCAGGAATTTTCCAGTGCATAGGAGTGAATCCTGCTGGTAGTGTTCAAGCCTCAGCGCGTCTTACAATTAACCAGCCCA AGAGAATGAATTCCCACAGAATAACGACTCCCAAGACAGTTCCTAAGAAAAAGTTGTTACTACACCGACAGCTGTATAATAAGACGTGGCAACATCCAAGTACTCTCCTAGGACATACGTTGTCGTCACTCACACCGAATCCCCCGCTTTCCATAAGTCCCTCTGACGATCCCGCGGATCTTCTCCCGGGCTCGGTTAAGTATCCCAACTCCCTTTACGATCCAGACTCCCGTTTTATAGATGACACGGATACTCTGGAGGCGTTTGACGGAGGTGGGATACCTTCTCCGCCAAGGAACCTGAGCCTAGTCATCGTTACCCCAAGGTTTATTACGCTACGTTGGCAAGAGCCGGAAAATACCAATAGTGACactctcaattattttatacattataaacaaGAAGGGGCCATGAg GGAGAGAGTTGTCAACACGCAACAAAAACTAGAAGCTATGATACGTGGTTTACAACCTAGTATGACGTATCAATTCCATGTAGTTGCGCAAACCGCTCGAGGTATTAGTGCCCCTAGCGAAGTATTACAAGTTACAACGTCAATAGAG GCCAATGTTCCTGGACCTCCGCTGAATCTAGAAGGTCAAGCAACGAGTAGTATGAGTATTACCTTATCATGGGAGGAACCACAAGTTATTAATGGTcgaatatctaaatatattattacatttatggag GGCGATGGTGAAGAAATAACGCGTGAAACTACTAGTACAACGTATGAATTGGTGGATCTTGTGCCTTATACGGAATACAGCATTAGAGTTCAAGCGGTCAACGAAAATGGCCCGGGCGCATTTAGTAAGGATATCGTAATTCGAACTCATAGCGCACAACCCACGCAACCACCGCATAACGTTACGTTAGAAGCAGCTAGTTCAACG AGTATTATTGTAAGATGGGAACCTCCGCTTGAAGGACAGAACGGGATTATTACGGGTTATAAAATCCGTTATCGCAGATATCCGCACGATTCCCGATCCGGAGATCGACGGCCCCCAATTACGGTAACAACTGAGGGAAATCAACGTTTGTACGTGCTCAATGGACTCGAGAAGCACGTTGTGTATCAAGTTCGCATATGTGCCTTCAACGTCAATGGAACTGGGCCTTGGACGGAATGGACAAAGATAGAGACATACGAGAACGATTTGGACGAAACGAAAGTACCCAATGCACCTAGTAATCTAAGAG CAAATGCTATGGCGGATTCTATACTGGTATCGTGGCATCCTCCGAAAGACCAAAGCATAAAAGtgaggaaatataaattaggtTGGGGTAAAGGTTACCCTGATGTCGAGATACAAGTTCTCGATGGAAAGCAACGATCTTATGCAATCAAACCTATCG AACCAACAACGGAATATGTAATATCTTTAAGAGCAACGAATAATGTTGGCGATGGTCAACCAGCATATGCAAATGTAAGAACTCCCGAACGTTTTGTATCCGAATCCGCAGTGCCTTTAATACCACCTGTTGGCCTTAAAGCTATCGTGCTCTCGGCTACTACCGTTGTGCTATATTGGACCGATACGACTTTATCGAAAAGTCAA tatgtCACCGATAATCGATATTATGTGGTGCGTTATACATCTTATCATCACAGTAGCAGTCCaagatacaaatattacaatgCTACAGATCTCAATTGTATGATCCATGATTTAAAACCTAACACGCAGTATGAGTTTACGGTTAAACTGGTCAAG GGTAAACGAAGCTCGCCTTGGAGTATGGTCGTTTTAAATCAAACGCAAGAGGCTGCACCTAGTACAGCACCTCgggatttaattattcaaactgTGGAAGATCGTCCGACTTCTGTTCTATTGCGATGGCAACCTCCTAAACAACCCAATGGACAGATTACAG GATATCTTATAATCTATTCCACCGACAACACGAAATGGGACCGCGATTGGCAAGTCGAAGGTGTCATTGGTGACAAGATGGATGCTATTGTAAAGGCTCTGCATCCTAACATGAtgtattatttcaagattCAAGCTCGAAATTCCAAGGGATATGGACCTTTTTCTACGATGGTTTCATTTAAAACGCCACAAA GCAATGGCATGGATGTCTATGATGAATTGCATGATCGAG ATGGACGAGGCCTTTCCAACctgttgatttatattatagtaggTTTTTCGATTGTTATTATCACTGGTATATCCGTAGTGGTCGTAGTGTGCTGCAAACGTAATCCAAACTCACCAGATCGAAAGAAAgg ATATATGAAAGACTCGAATCAAAAAACGAATATCAAGCCGCCAGATTTATGGATTCATCATGACCAAATGGAGCTGAAGGCGCTAGAAAAATCATCGTTAAATGGTGAACCATCTACCAGCGGCGTCACTAGTAATACATTACCTAGATCGGGCAACCTGGAATATAATCAGGATAATGTGCACGGGAATTCCAGTTCGTTGGATAAACGTACTTATGTGCCAAGTTATATGG GTAACACTGACGAGAAGTGCTCAACCCTGAGCAGACAGCACAGTCGTGGAAGTCACAAACCTAAACTAATTACACTCCCTGTTGACAGTGCACCTTTGCATCAGC CTACGGCTACCCCGATTGTAAATACTAGCATATCGCAGCCGACCATTCATACTTCGTGCAGCGATACGTCCTCGGTGAGACAAAATTATCCACGAACGGTCGCACAATACAGTTTAAATCGCGCGCATGTGACGTTGGAACCGACGCCGGAATCTAGTCCGGATTCCTGTAATATGCCTAGCTCGTACGAACCGCTACAGAGTCAA ttaCCCTATGGCACAAGCGGGCAGTCATACAGTGGAAACACTCAATATGCCCCTGGTCATTACGGTAACAGTAATCAACCGATGAGCAATACCGTTGGAATGGAGAGCAACAATAGCAAACGTCTGCAGGGCCATCCGCTCAAGAGCTTCAGTGTACCGGCACCTCCGCCGCAAAGTGCCCCTTCGACACCAGCACAACAGAAGCATGGTG TATCGCAAGTGACAGTGCGGCCGACAATGTCCGGAAGCCCGTACAAGAAACCGCAAAGTTCGTCATCACAATTGGCGAAAAATCGTTTAGCCTCCGTGTCGAATCCAACGCATACTACGGAAGAAGTTGAACGTTTAAAG ccATCTTATTCTACGGAAGAATTGAATCAGGAAATGGCCAACCTAGAGGGTCTCATGAAAGATCTAAATGCCATAACAGCATCAGAATTCGAATGCTAA
- the LOC126856036 gene encoding neogenin isoform X5, with translation MEEPRPLTVLLALLLTSLARVSAGGLDFIIEPQDVVVEQGGPARLDCVAKSAFGTPSIHWRTDDGQPITFIGDSYRSQLANGSLYINSVYAGSAELTGSYQCLASIDNIGAIVSRTATIKLASLPGFEREPQDTMVYAGQIAYLNCALPASSSLLKIQWLKDEHPLVLDKNRMTILPSGALEIENVQYSDVGSYRCNASGYGQYRLSNKAQLGLLSSDIDEESSAPVFIAKPLQQIAIEGSDVTLECAANGYPKPTILWLKDGAALDLTPSFDSRYRKVAASSLMITNVRELDHGSYQCRAENEGDSLDAVAELIIQVPPRFIKKPEDKVASENQDLEFECEIYGKPEPKITWLKNGERITLSAYWQIINGYNLRINGLLPIDAGIFQCIGVNPAGSVQASARLTINQPNDTDTLEAFDGGGIPSPPRNLSLVIVTPRFITLRWQEPENTNSDTLNYFIHYKQEGAMRERVVNTQQKLEAMIRGLQPSMTYQFHVVAQTARGISAPSEVLQVTTSIEANVPGPPLNLEGQATSSMSITLSWEEPQVINGRISKYIITFMEGDGEEITRETTSTTYELVDLVPYTEYSIRVQAVNENGPGAFSKDIVIRTHSAQPTQPPHNVTLEAASSTSIIVRWEPPLEGQNGIITGYKIRYRRYPHDSRSGDRRPPITVTTEGNQRLYVLNGLEKHVVYQVRICAFNVNGTGPWTEWTKIETYENDLDETKVPNAPSNLRANAMADSILVSWHPPKDQSIKVRKYKLGWGKGYPDVEIQVLDGKQRSYAIKPIEPTTEYVISLRATNNVGDGQPAYANVRTPERFVSESAVPLIPPVGLKAIVLSATTVVLYWTDTTLSKSQYVTDNRYYVVRYTSYHHSSSPRYKYYNATDLNCMIHDLKPNTQYEFTVKLVKGKRSSPWSMVVLNQTQEAAPSTAPRDLIIQTVEDRPTSVLLRWQPPKQPNGQITGYLIIYSTDNTKWDRDWQVEGVIGDKMDAIVKALHPNMMYYFKIQARNSKGYGPFSTMVSFKTPQSNGMDVYDELHDRDGRGLSNLLIYIIVGFSIVIITGISVVVVVCCKRNPNSPDRKKGYMKDSNQKTNIKPPDLWIHHDQMELKALEKSSLNGEPSTSGVTSNTLPRSGNLEYNQDNVHGNSSSLDKRTYVPSYMGNTDEKCSTLSRQHSRGSHKPKLITLPVDSAPLHQPIATATPIVNTSISQPTIHTSCSDTSSVRQNYPRTVAQYSLNRAHVTLEPTPESSPDSCNMPSSYEPLQSQLPYGTSGQSYSGNTQYAPGHYGNSNQPMSNTVGMESNNSKRLQGHPLKSFSVPAPPPQSAPSTPAQQKHGVSQVTVRPTMSGSPYKKPQSSSSQLAKNRLASVSNPTHTTEEVERLKPSYSTEELNQEMANLEGLMKDLNAITASEFEC, from the exons ATGGAGGAGCCGCGTCCTCTCACCGTCTTGTTGGCTTTGTTGTTGACGTCGCTTGCACGAG TCAGCGCAGGAGGTTTAGACTTCATTATCGAGCCGCAGGATGTGGTGGTGGAACAGGGTGGTCCCGCGAGGCTGGACTGCGTGGCGAAGAGCGCCTTTGGAACACCGAGTATACATTGGCGCACGGACGATGGTCAGCCGATTACATTTATCGGAGACAGTTATCG ATCACAGCTAGCAAATGGATCATTGTACATAAATAGTGTATACGCCGGTAGTGCGGAGTTAACCGGAAGTTATCAATGCTTAGCTTCCATAGATAATATCGGAGCGATTGTCTCGCGGACAGCTACAATTAAACTAGCAA gccTGCCTGGCTTCGAAAGAGAACCTCAAGATACTATGGTTTATGCAGGacaaattgcatatttaaattgtgcTCTACCTGCTTCCtccagtttattaaaaatacaatggtTAAAGGACGAACATCCGTTAGTGCTCGATAAAAATCGAATGACAATCCTGCCGTCAG GCGCGTtggaaattgaaaatgttCAGTATTCCGACGTTGGATCGTATAGATGTAACGCTAGTGGTTACGGCCAATATAGACTGAGCAACAAAGCACAATTAGGATTATTATCTAGTGACATTG ATGAAGAATCTAGCGCCCCGGTATTTATCGCAAAGCCTTTGCAACAAATAGCAATCGAAGGATCTGACGTGACTCTCGAATGCGCTGCCAACGGTTATCCGAAACCGACAATCCTTTGGCTTAAAGACGGCGCCGCTCTCGATTTGACACCCTCATTTGATTCTAG ATATCGCAAAGTCGCAGCTTCTAGTCTCATGATCACAAATGTCAGAGAATTAGATCATGGCTCATATCAATGCCGTGCAGAAAATGAGGGGGATTCTTTGGATGCAGTCgctgaattaattatacaag TTCCGCCGAGGTTTATAAAAAAGCCAGAGGATAAAGTGGCGAGTGAAAATCAAGATTTAGAATTCGAATGTGAGATCTATGGGAAACCGGAACCGAAAATCACCTGGTTGAAGAATGGTGAGCGCATTACGTTGAGCGCATATTGGCAAATTATCAAtgg ATATAATTTGAGAATCAATGGATTGCTACCTATAGATGCAGGAATTTTCCAGTGCATAGGAGTGAATCCTGCTGGTAGTGTTCAAGCCTCAGCGCGTCTTACAATTAACCAGCCCA ATGACACGGATACTCTGGAGGCGTTTGACGGAGGTGGGATACCTTCTCCGCCAAGGAACCTGAGCCTAGTCATCGTTACCCCAAGGTTTATTACGCTACGTTGGCAAGAGCCGGAAAATACCAATAGTGACactctcaattattttatacattataaacaaGAAGGGGCCATGAg GGAGAGAGTTGTCAACACGCAACAAAAACTAGAAGCTATGATACGTGGTTTACAACCTAGTATGACGTATCAATTCCATGTAGTTGCGCAAACCGCTCGAGGTATTAGTGCCCCTAGCGAAGTATTACAAGTTACAACGTCAATAGAG GCCAATGTTCCTGGACCTCCGCTGAATCTAGAAGGTCAAGCAACGAGTAGTATGAGTATTACCTTATCATGGGAGGAACCACAAGTTATTAATGGTcgaatatctaaatatattattacatttatggag GGCGATGGTGAAGAAATAACGCGTGAAACTACTAGTACAACGTATGAATTGGTGGATCTTGTGCCTTATACGGAATACAGCATTAGAGTTCAAGCGGTCAACGAAAATGGCCCGGGCGCATTTAGTAAGGATATCGTAATTCGAACTCATAGCGCACAACCCACGCAACCACCGCATAACGTTACGTTAGAAGCAGCTAGTTCAACG AGTATTATTGTAAGATGGGAACCTCCGCTTGAAGGACAGAACGGGATTATTACGGGTTATAAAATCCGTTATCGCAGATATCCGCACGATTCCCGATCCGGAGATCGACGGCCCCCAATTACGGTAACAACTGAGGGAAATCAACGTTTGTACGTGCTCAATGGACTCGAGAAGCACGTTGTGTATCAAGTTCGCATATGTGCCTTCAACGTCAATGGAACTGGGCCTTGGACGGAATGGACAAAGATAGAGACATACGAGAACGATTTGGACGAAACGAAAGTACCCAATGCACCTAGTAATCTAAGAG CAAATGCTATGGCGGATTCTATACTGGTATCGTGGCATCCTCCGAAAGACCAAAGCATAAAAGtgaggaaatataaattaggtTGGGGTAAAGGTTACCCTGATGTCGAGATACAAGTTCTCGATGGAAAGCAACGATCTTATGCAATCAAACCTATCG AACCAACAACGGAATATGTAATATCTTTAAGAGCAACGAATAATGTTGGCGATGGTCAACCAGCATATGCAAATGTAAGAACTCCCGAACGTTTTGTATCCGAATCCGCAGTGCCTTTAATACCACCTGTTGGCCTTAAAGCTATCGTGCTCTCGGCTACTACCGTTGTGCTATATTGGACCGATACGACTTTATCGAAAAGTCAA tatgtCACCGATAATCGATATTATGTGGTGCGTTATACATCTTATCATCACAGTAGCAGTCCaagatacaaatattacaatgCTACAGATCTCAATTGTATGATCCATGATTTAAAACCTAACACGCAGTATGAGTTTACGGTTAAACTGGTCAAG GGTAAACGAAGCTCGCCTTGGAGTATGGTCGTTTTAAATCAAACGCAAGAGGCTGCACCTAGTACAGCACCTCgggatttaattattcaaactgTGGAAGATCGTCCGACTTCTGTTCTATTGCGATGGCAACCTCCTAAACAACCCAATGGACAGATTACAG GATATCTTATAATCTATTCCACCGACAACACGAAATGGGACCGCGATTGGCAAGTCGAAGGTGTCATTGGTGACAAGATGGATGCTATTGTAAAGGCTCTGCATCCTAACATGAtgtattatttcaagattCAAGCTCGAAATTCCAAGGGATATGGACCTTTTTCTACGATGGTTTCATTTAAAACGCCACAAA GCAATGGCATGGATGTCTATGATGAATTGCATGATCGAG ATGGACGAGGCCTTTCCAACctgttgatttatattatagtaggTTTTTCGATTGTTATTATCACTGGTATATCCGTAGTGGTCGTAGTGTGCTGCAAACGTAATCCAAACTCACCAGATCGAAAGAAAgg ATATATGAAAGACTCGAATCAAAAAACGAATATCAAGCCGCCAGATTTATGGATTCATCATGACCAAATGGAGCTGAAGGCGCTAGAAAAATCATCGTTAAATGGTGAACCATCTACCAGCGGCGTCACTAGTAATACATTACCTAGATCGGGCAACCTGGAATATAATCAGGATAATGTGCACGGGAATTCCAGTTCGTTGGATAAACGTACTTATGTGCCAAGTTATATGG GTAACACTGACGAGAAGTGCTCAACCCTGAGCAGACAGCACAGTCGTGGAAGTCACAAACCTAAACTAATTACACTCCCTGTTGACAGTGCACCTTTGCATCAGC CTATAGCTACGGCTACCCCGATTGTAAATACTAGCATATCGCAGCCGACCATTCATACTTCGTGCAGCGATACGTCCTCGGTGAGACAAAATTATCCACGAACGGTCGCACAATACAGTTTAAATCGCGCGCATGTGACGTTGGAACCGACGCCGGAATCTAGTCCGGATTCCTGTAATATGCCTAGCTCGTACGAACCGCTACAGAGTCAA ttaCCCTATGGCACAAGCGGGCAGTCATACAGTGGAAACACTCAATATGCCCCTGGTCATTACGGTAACAGTAATCAACCGATGAGCAATACCGTTGGAATGGAGAGCAACAATAGCAAACGTCTGCAGGGCCATCCGCTCAAGAGCTTCAGTGTACCGGCACCTCCGCCGCAAAGTGCCCCTTCGACACCAGCACAACAGAAGCATGGTG TATCGCAAGTGACAGTGCGGCCGACAATGTCCGGAAGCCCGTACAAGAAACCGCAAAGTTCGTCATCACAATTGGCGAAAAATCGTTTAGCCTCCGTGTCGAATCCAACGCATACTACGGAAGAAGTTGAACGTTTAAAG ccATCTTATTCTACGGAAGAATTGAATCAGGAAATGGCCAACCTAGAGGGTCTCATGAAAGATCTAAATGCCATAACAGCATCAGAATTCGAATGCTAA